One window of the Streptococcus parasanguinis ATCC 15912 genome contains the following:
- a CDS encoding aspartate-semialdehyde dehydrogenase, translated as MGYTVAVVGATGAVGAQMIKMLEESTLPIDKIRYLASARSAGKVLQFKGQDVTIEETTENAFEGVDIALFSAGGSTSAKYAPYAVKAGAVVVDNTSYFRQNPDVPLVVPEVNAHALDAHNGIISCPNCSTIQMMVALEPVRQKWGLERIIVSTYQAVSGAGMGAILETQRELKEVLNDGVSPRDVKAEILPCGGDKKHYPIAFNALPQIDVFTENDYTYEEMKMTNETKKIMEDESIAVSATCVRIPVLSAHSESVYIETKEVAPIDEVKAAIAEFPGAVLEDDVAHQIYPQAVNAVGSRDTFVGRIRKDLDAEKGIHMWVVSDNLLKGAAWNSVQIAETLHERGLVRPTAELKFELK; from the coding sequence ATGGGATACACAGTTGCTGTTGTCGGTGCTACAGGTGCCGTTGGTGCTCAAATGATCAAAATGTTGGAAGAATCAACTCTTCCAATCGATAAGATTCGCTACCTTGCGTCTGCACGTTCTGCAGGAAAAGTCTTGCAATTTAAAGGGCAAGATGTAACCATTGAGGAAACGACTGAAAATGCTTTTGAAGGGGTTGATATTGCCCTTTTCTCAGCTGGTGGTTCAACATCTGCGAAATATGCACCTTATGCTGTGAAAGCAGGCGCAGTAGTGGTTGATAACACTTCATATTTCCGTCAAAATCCGGATGTCCCATTGGTTGTTCCTGAAGTGAATGCACATGCGCTTGATGCTCATAACGGCATTATCTCTTGTCCAAACTGTTCAACGATCCAAATGATGGTCGCTCTTGAGCCAGTTCGTCAAAAATGGGGCTTGGAACGTATCATCGTGTCAACTTACCAAGCTGTTTCAGGTGCCGGTATGGGAGCTATTCTTGAAACCCAACGTGAGTTGAAAGAAGTTTTGAACGATGGGGTCAGCCCACGCGATGTCAAAGCGGAAATCTTGCCATGTGGTGGTGATAAAAAACACTACCCAATTGCTTTTAATGCTCTTCCACAAATCGACGTCTTCACAGAAAACGACTATACTTACGAAGAAATGAAGATGACAAATGAAACCAAGAAAATCATGGAAGATGAGAGCATTGCTGTTTCAGCAACATGTGTGCGGATTCCAGTCTTGTCAGCTCACTCAGAGTCAGTCTATATTGAAACAAAAGAAGTGGCACCAATTGACGAAGTAAAAGCTGCTATTGCGGAATTTCCAGGTGCCGTTCTTGAAGATGACGTTGCTCACCAAATCTATCCTCAAGCAGTTAATGCTGTCGGTTCACGGGATACTTTCGTTGGACGTATTCGTAAAGACTTGGATGCTGAAAAAGGGATCCACATGTGGGTGGTTTCAGATAACCTCCTCAAAGGTGCCGCTTGGAACTCCGTTCAAATCGCAGAAACACTTCACGAACGTGGACTCGTACGTCCAACAGCTGAATTGAAGTTTGAATTGAAATAG
- a CDS encoding LemA family protein, which produces MNLIIGLIIFVALLAIWFISVGNRLNRYLVTIEESKRTVDIVLVKRYDTISEMLKVAKAYAKHEQQLFTDLVALRQGATIQESNQVITNQNDVLAQIRAVGENYPELLSSNQFLALQKEIADENEDLAAAKRIVNSNVCHINQEIVSFPASIVAGVKGIHQVPFLAEETQGKKDLSDLNYDLN; this is translated from the coding sequence ATGAATCTCATTATCGGCTTAATCATATTTGTTGCCCTATTGGCTATTTGGTTTATTAGTGTAGGAAATCGCCTCAATCGCTATCTAGTGACCATTGAAGAATCAAAGAGAACCGTTGATATCGTTCTCGTAAAACGCTATGATACCATTTCGGAAATGCTAAAAGTAGCGAAAGCTTATGCCAAACATGAACAACAGCTTTTTACCGATTTAGTTGCTTTACGCCAAGGAGCGACTATTCAAGAATCCAACCAAGTTATTACCAATCAAAATGATGTCTTGGCACAAATTCGTGCAGTCGGTGAAAACTATCCAGAGCTCTTGTCTTCTAACCAATTCTTGGCCTTGCAAAAGGAAATTGCTGACGAAAATGAAGATCTTGCTGCAGCGAAGCGAATTGTTAACAGTAATGTCTGCCACATCAATCAAGAAATTGTTTCATTTCCGGCGTCTATCGTAGCAGGTGTAAAGGGGATCCATCAAGTTCCATTTCTTGCTGAAGAAACACAAGGTAAGAAAGATTTAAGTGACTTGAACTATGACCTTAATTAA